The stretch of DNA TCCCGTCCCCATCCTTGTCCCTGCCCTCGTCACTATCCCCGTACAAAATGAGGCCACCACTGTCCCCCTTCGCGCCCCCCATCCCTATCCTTGtccccatccctttccctgtgccagACCCCATCCCTGACCCTGTAGCCAGCAGGGCCACCCCTGTGCCCGATCTGTTGGAGCTGTCCCTGCACCCCTTTCTATCCCCACCCCTGTAGCCAGCAGGACACCCTTGTCCCCGTCCCCATCCTGAATGGGACACTCCCTGTCCTCCTCAGAGCCCCCATTCCTGGGGTGCTTCTCGAGTTCCCtccagggagctgggcagggacaggggtgtGTGCCCCAGTTTCTGCCTCCTGGGAGTGGCTGAGCCGCCCTTTACCAGGCTGGGGGACAGCGACAAGCCCAGTTCAGGGGACACCCCGTTCCCAGGCCACCTCCCTGGTGGCCCTGCCTCCCATTTTGGGGTGTCCCAGCCTGCCTGACCGCGGGCCGGGGCGCTCCCCAGCCATGTCGTTCCGGAAGGTGGTGCGGCAGAGCAAATTCCGGCACGTGTTCGGGCAGCCGGTGAAGACGGAGCAGTGCTACGATGACATCCGTGTGTCCCGCGTCACCTGGGACAGCACCTTCTGTGCTGTCAACCCCTCCTTTGTCGCCATCATTGTGGAGgccagcggcggcggcgcctTCCTCGTCCTCCCCCTGCACAAGGTGACAGCAGGGTGGTGACacgggggaggggaggaggctTGTGCTGGTGGGTGACCTCCTCCCTGCTGTCATTTTGTCCCCAGACCGGGCGCATTGACAAGTCCTACCCCACGGTGTGTGGCCACACGGGCCCTGTCCTCGACATCGACTGGTGTCCCCACAATGACCACGTCATCGCCAGCGGCTCCGAGGATTGCACCGTCATGGTGAGGGGTGGCCCGGGATGGGCCTGGGGGGGTGGCAGGGGTCACCCCGCTTTGTCACTGTCCCCTCTATCCCCTCAGGTGTGGCAGATCCCGGAGAACGGGCTGAGCCAGCCACTGACGGAGCCAGTGGTGGTCCTGGAGGGCCACTCGAAGCGGGTTGGCATCGTCACCTGGCACCCCACCGCCCGCAACGTCCTGCTCAGCGCGGGTACGGGGGGGACATGGCAGGCACGGGGAGGGGGCCGCGCGGCCGAGGTGACCCCCGCTGTGTCCCCCAGGCTGTGACAACGTGGTGCTGATCTGGAACGTGGGCACGGCGGAGGAGCTGTACCGGCTGGATGGGCTGCACCCTGACCTCATCTACAGCGTCAGCTGGAGCCGTGATGGCTCCCGCTTCTGCACCGCCTGCAAGGACAAAAGCGTCCGTGTCATCGACCCCGCCGCGGCACCGTGGTGGCCGTGAGTGTCCCCACCCCCCGGGGGGCCTGTGTCACCAGGGCGCGGCCCTGCGCTGGTTCCTGGGCGGAgtcccctgctccctgctctcgTCCCTTGGTGCACCCCGTTGTCCCGTGTCCCTTGGGTGTCCTTGTCCCCTGGTTCTCCccgctgtcccctgtccctcgGTGCCCGTCCCCGGGGTGCTGCGGGTGCCGGTGACGGCCGTGCCCCCCAGGAGAAGGAGCGGGCGCACGAGGGGGCCCGTCCCATGCGCGCCATCTTCCTGGCCGACGGCAAGATCTTCACCACCGGCTTCAGCCGCATGAGCGAGCGGCAACTGGcgctgtgggacacggtgagTGGCACCCCGGGAGTCCCCCGGGACCATTTGGGGGACCCCCGTGTGCCTGACACCTCACCCCACCGCAGGAGAACCTGGAGGAGCccatggggctgcaggagctggactcCAGCAAcgg from Corvus cornix cornix isolate S_Up_H32 chromosome 5, ASM73873v5, whole genome shotgun sequence encodes:
- the CORO1B gene encoding LOW QUALITY PROTEIN: coronin-1B (The sequence of the model RefSeq protein was modified relative to this genomic sequence to represent the inferred CDS: inserted 1 base in 1 codon); its protein translation is MSFRKVVRQSKFRHVFGQPVKTEQCYDDIRVSRVTWDSTFCAVNPSFVAIIVEASGGGAFLVLPLHKTGRIDKSYPTVCGHTGPVLDIDWCPHNDHVIASGSEDCTVMVWQIPENGLSQPLTEPVVVLEGHSKRVGIVTWHPTARNVLLSAGCDNVVLIWNVGTAEELYRLDGLHPDLIYSVSWSRDGSRFCTACKDKSVRVIDPXRGTVVAEKERAHEGARPMRAIFLADGKIFTTGFSRMSERQLALWDTENLEEPMGLQELDSSNGALLPFYDPDTNVVYVCGKGDSSIRYFEITEEPPYIHFLNTFTSKEPQRGMGWMPKRGLDVSKCEIARFYKLHERKCEPIIMTVPRKSDLFQDDLYPDTAGPEAAMEAEEWVAGRTAGPVLVSLRQAYVPSKQRDLKVSRRSLLHDGRATTAATATTGATTPPPRPHRPCVHSLQCPPVLGSGNTTGGRLEEVLQEVAALRALVAEQGQRISRLEEQLSRLENGHV